Genomic DNA from Pseudomonadota bacterium:
TTCCACCTCGGTGGTGTGGGCGACAACTTGCCGAGCTTTCGCCACCAGTTCTTCGTCGATTCGTCGTGGTCTCGCCATCCAACCACTGTGCCATATTTAGTCTCATCTTGAAAGCACAATAGAATAAGTGCCGCGCACGAACAGCGGCCAGCCGCTGGTGGATTGCACCTCCGCGCGAAACTCCCAGCATGGGGAATGATCCTCGTCATCCTCCCAAACGATATCGGCCGCGATCCGCTTGCTGCTATCGTTCATCAGCGCGTCGAACTCCGTATTGCTGATCGTCATCGAGCGCCCCTCCGGTCTGTAGCCGTCCATCGAACAATAGCCCAAAGGCTCAAGGCCGTATAGCTCATGCCTCGGCGCGTACGGCGTCGAGGTCGGCCTCATCGGTGTCGTTGTCGCCCTCCAAGAGCGTGTCGGTGTCCTGCAGCGGCTCTGGATCATCGACCTCGTCCGGCAAGCGCACCGCCGCCTCGCGCACGTCTAGCTTGCCGGTTACCACATCGGCGATCAGGCGGGTGCGGTATTCGCGGAGGAGGGAGATTTCGCGGTGGGCGCGCTGGATGGCGGCCGCAAATGGAGCTATTTTATCAGCGACGGCCGCAACTATTCCCTGCTGTTCTTTGGGCGGCGGAAGGGTAATGAACATTCGCTTGAGGTGAGTCGGACCGAAGTGTTCGATCCCAACACCCGATTTCGCGGCGTCGATTTGCTGTTGGAACGGCCGACAACCCATGTAGAGCCGAACGAAGGGCATGAACGCTTCCTTAGTCATTGTCCAGAGGCGCAAGATCCCTGTGTAAGGGATCGCATTAACCACGACGTCCGTCGCAAGACAAACACTTCCAGTACTCGCACTCGCGCTTAGTAGGTAATCGCCAGCGCGTACAGCAAAGTGACTCCAGCGACGCCGGACCATCTCAGGGTCTAGGAAGTTGCACCCCTCCAGAGACGCGAACTCCCAACGCACGCATGAGATCCGAAGCAACGGGACTCCTTCATCGCGGAAGTCTGCCGCCATGATCCCCGGTCCTTCTTGGAAACCGATCCGGCGCTTAAAGCGCACCACCTCCCAATGCTCCGGCACATCCCCCAGCCACTCCACGCCCGAGGGCTTGAGGCGGACGTTGGGGTCGAAGCCGCGGGTCACGGCGCGATGGATGATGGCCTCCTTCTGCTCCTCCAGCAGCTTGATCAGCTTCTGCTTGGCGTGGATGTAGCGCCGGATACGCCGGTCGGCTTGGTCGAGGAAGCGGACGAT
This window encodes:
- a CDS encoding restriction endonuclease subunit S, whose amino-acid sequence is MIDGLKPYPTYKDSGVPWLGEVPGHWEVLPHRALFNEVKDCDHPDEQMLSVTITRGVIKQGALLAGSSKKDSSKLDKSAYKLVCPGDITYNKMRAWQGAVGVSDFRGIVSPAYIVVRLHGEHNPRYFHHIFRTPSFAKEAERWSYGITSDMWSLRPEHFKMIYGCLPPLPEQSAIVRFLDQADRRIRRYIHAKQKLIKLLEEQKEAIIHRAVTRGFDPNVRLKPSGVEWLGDVPEHWEVVRFKRRIGFQEGPGIMAADFRDEGVPLLRISCVRWEFASLEGCNFLDPEMVRRRWSHFAVRAGDYLLSASASTGSVCLATDVVVNAIPYTGILRLWTMTKEAFMPFVRLYMGCRPFQQQIDAAKSGVGIEHFGPTHLKRMFITLPPPKEQQGIVAAVADKIAPFAAAIQRAHREISLLREYRTRLIADVVTGKLDVREAAVRLPDEVDDPEPLQDTDTLLEGDNDTDEADLDAVRAEA